The following nucleotide sequence is from Drosophila kikkawai strain 14028-0561.14 chromosome 2L, DkikHiC1v2, whole genome shotgun sequence.
tgcccgtttcccaaattacggtaacaggcgaacagaaaccagtaGCAAGCGACTGAAAACGGgtataaacttttataaaaagtccaagtttcaaaccattgatcttggagtaagcgaagactcaaaccagatgtgaccatattgtaaattttttggctaaaatgttgcttaaatgcacctgggcacactgaaactgactttgcatcactgatgctcatctatctattttgtcccaataaagaaatatagctagatgagcatcacggCTATTAAGCCtgatatattgcctcccaatattgcaaaatagctacatgagcatcactgatgaaaggtctgattttatagcctcccaatattgcaatacagccagatgagcatcactgccattaagcccgattttatagcctcccaatattgcaatatagctagatgagcatcactgatggagatgagcatcactgatgcaagtgagcaaattttttcattcgatttggccgctttccaaactggggtaacaggcgaacagaaaccatcagcaagcaactgaaaactggtataaactgttataaaaacttttgggcaaaaataataattggtataaactgttatatttcattttatgcatttatacctaccTATTTGtagccgacaacaacagcttgatggcaacaacaacctttttacaaaaacatctatacagcagcccatccaaatttccgaacatttccatgcaaattgcccgtttcccaaattggggtaacaggcgaacagaaatcagcagcaagcaactgaaaactggtataaactgttataaaaagtccaagtttcgaaccatttaggagccggcgcaagtaagcggagactcaaaccttttgaatccaaatttaggtgttattttacaactgcacctggtcacactgaaactgatcgtcgttaaattcaaattcaaatttggcagttagcttcctttcttgttaaatatcaaattaataaaaaaaatttataaaatataaaaatactttaatatatatgtataatttttaaatatcgaaaaatatcgcaATTAACAtgaaatgattattattatcacTTTTATAGGTACGATATATCGATTTATTGTTATACAAAAGTCAAaactgcaatatatatataaagtttcCCGTATTTCCCGATATTCTCTCATCTCCACTTCCcccaataaaataaaaatacacacTGAATTTGGTTCGTttggttttcatttgtttttttttttttatttttatgtttttcttctcacttttattgataaaaaatgttcaaatttaTGCGAAtcgtttttttggttttcttgatttcatttcatacgtatatgtataataataatacattgaaatttcgttttatttttctgtataAATATTCCCGGTTTGTCTATATAATTTCTATTATTCCGATCTCTCCTATATATTCCTCAGTGGCGTAGTTTTTGACTTTCGTCAGGTGTTTGCTTGTGTACGAGTGTCAGTGTCGGGGgctgtggtgtgtgtgtgtgtggcttagtgaaacatttaaataagttCCCGCGTTGTCAACAATGTTATATCGCACTTACTATTATTACAATAATATGAATTAAGTATCTTTCGAGTTCGATTCGTAGGAGGCTGCTGCGAAAAGCGTTAAAAGCAGGTTCATATCCTTCTCGTTATTAATGCTCTCTCGATTTAAATTACTCGGTTAATTGAATTAACTCAGACAGGGGAGACTATTCAACGTGTTTCTTAaattgatattatttattcatttacttatttatCCGACGACTCTCTCTTTCTCGTTTTAAAAAGCAACAACTTTTGATTTAAATCATCTGCCAACAAATTGGTAATAATTTGGGGAATAGGTTGGGAAAAATTGTGAATGATTGGAGTGGTGAATGTTTTGAAACCGCCTTGGTCCTGAATCGTGATGAGGGGAttgtaaatgaaatgaaaaataaaaaaggctAGTTagcttttgtgtttttgtttctgcttAATAGCAAAAGGCATTTTTATTCTTTCATAAATGGGTTTCGTGCCCTGCGTTAGACACGCACGAATTCTTCAATTAACTAAATTATAAgaataatcaaaatatttgtttcttgCCGCAAATGAAATGGGGTCTTTTTCAGAGAACATCGAATTTTGAGTAAAGTTAACAATTAGATGCTGAatgtggctgtgtgtgtgtgttgtcgGGTTaagttttttacatttttccaaGCAACTTGCAATAAAAACCAACTTTCACTttgagtttttgttttttagcttaaacttaaattaaagcatttatattatatcgtgtaaaaaaattgaaaagaatAGGAAATATAGCATTCCACTATTTTGcagaataattaacaaatttgcaatttgaaGGCGCTACAAGGGAAGCTGAATGGGGGAAGGAGGGTTGGGCCTTTTTCGCTtgtacaaatacaaaaattggTTTAGCTTGcagctttagtttttaaaaaattgtcacGACTCTACGCGCGATTTAGGCATGTTTGTGTGTAcgctatttaatttaatgcttACAGTTTATACAAAAAGGTAGTAAACCAAAGGTAAATAAATCGCTCAATATCCTTGAGAGCGGGGCCTCTCCTCAACCAACAAAAATCGTATTAAGAACCTATTAATGCTCCTCTTTCTAGCTCGCGCCCTCTCGCATATGTTTGAGTGGTTTTTGTGTCGTGTATTCATATAAATAGTACATCTTGTTTCGCATTTGGTTGATGCCGAACTTGCCGTTTAGTTTTACACAtaatatagtttatatttcGTATATAATGCATTTCTGTTTCTATCTCTCAACTTGGTTCTGTCCGTCCGTCGGTTCGTCCAGCTTGTAAACTAACTTTTCGCTTGCCCTTCTATATAATGCACTTCACATTGCCTTCTGCTTCGATCCGTTTCCTCTAATCAATGTATAATCAATAGCTATTGTTGATAGAAAGTAAAGTAACCATAGGTAAGTGAGAGTACTGTGTGTTGTGTGCTGCGTGTGGGTGTGTTGGAGTTTGTCAAATATGAAGAAAGCGTGGCGTGGcgtggctgctgttgttgtctcTCGTCGGGCGTGCAATGCTATCTCAAAAAGTCGCAGTGAAAGGCGGGCGCTCGAATTCAGCTTGGCTCAATTTATTCGACCACCTTCAGCACCTTGCCAATGGCAATGGTTTTGTCTGAAAGTTAAAAGATATTTAGTTTTAGTCTTTATAATCAAGTCTTAGCACTCACTTTCATCTCGCAGCGTGAAACGACCCATTTGAGGGAATAGCTTAAACTGTTCAAGGCAAATCATTCCGGAGCACTCGATGCGCATAATTGCCACCTGATCCTGCTTAACAAACCGTGGACGTGTTTTTGATTTCTCCCCAGTCTTTTTGTCGACCAAACAGATGAGGGCCTAAGCGAAAGAGTAATAAGAAGTGATTAAAATTATGGCTATATTAtggaaaaatcaaaaggaAAGCTCACCTTAACAGTGACCTCCTCTGCAGCGCAGTGTATATGCATGACAGCCGAGTAACCCGCACAGATAATTGATTTGTGTTCTAATATTACGACCTGAGCATCAAAGATTTTTCCCGTCTTGATGGGATTAGTGGCATCGCAGAGCACAAAACCAGGCGAGacatcctcctcctcgatGCCCTAATGAAAAAAAGGGatataataagtataaatataattacaataaTATAAAGGTCTAAAATTAACGTACTTTCAGCTTGATCTTGACATTCTCGCCAGGTCCAACAGATGTGACTTCAAAATCGTCCGAGAACAATTGATCCACCGCCACTTGCgtctgaaaatatatatcaaattaAGTCCAAAAAAAGACGCAACTAAGGTCAAGGCAAAGAACTCACCCTATTTGGCATAACCAGCAGATTCTGGCCCTTTCGCGCCATTCCAGACTCCACCTTGCCCATCACAACGGTGCCCATGTCCTTGTATTTGTCCACAATGGGCATGATAAAGGGCCCGTCCGACTTGCGGTTGAGCGAGGGCAGTTCGTCGATGAACGGAATGAATGCTGGCCCCCTGTACCAGGGGCACAGTGTCTCCGGTATCTGGTCCTTGAGGCCGTAGCCGCTGAGGCCCGAGCAAGGCATAAAGGTAAGGTCCTTGGCCGGGTTGAAGCCCAGCTTCTTGAGGTATGGTAGTATCTTGTCTTTGCATTCGTTGTAGCGCGTCTGATCCCAACTGACCGTGGGATCATCCATTTTGTTGACCAGCACGACCAGATGCTTGACGCCAGCGGTCTTGGCCAACATGGCGTGCTCGCGGGTCTGTCCGCCGCGATCGAAACCCGTCTCGAACTCTCCCTTTCGCGCCGAGATGACCAGCACGGCGAGATCGGCCTGCGCCGCCCCTCCGATCATGTTCGGCACGAAGCTCTTGTGGCCGGGCGCGTCCAGGATGGTGAAGTGCTTGCGGTCAGTCTCGAAAAAGGCGCGTCCCACCTCAACGGTCTTGCCCTTGTCGCGCTCCTCCTGGTTGGTGTCCAGCGCCCAGGACAGGTACCAACTCTCGCGAGACTTCTCGCGCGCCTCCCGCTCGTATTTCTCCAGCGTCCGCTTGTCCACCATTCCGGTGAGAGACATGATCTGTCCGCCAATCGTTGATTTGCCAGCATCTAAGCAAGGGGAGAGTTACAATTATAATAAGCTCAGGTTTCCAATTGATATTTTGGGATAACTTACCAACATGACCAATGAACACAACGTTCACATGCTCTCGCTTGCTTCTGTTTTCCTCCACCTTGACCACCTTCTTCTTGGACACCTTGGGCGTGGCCTCACCCTCCGCGAACTCGGCATCATCTGCCTCCTCGTCCTCGGGTGTGATCACTGCATCTTCCTCCACATCCCAGCTGTCAGCGGGATCGGTTtctaaatgagaaaatatgtacatagatTGTtgttagtttaaatatttacaatggAGAGTTTCAAGGTGTTTGGGTGATGCCATTGGAGAAGGTGTATAGGAAATAGTGTGTCAGAGATCATAGCAATTCGAAAAGAACGAAATTTGATGCCATTACTTATTTGTATTGAAAATAGTTTCTCAAAATGGATCAAGAAACACGTTTACTTTCTGAAAAGTAGTGATtgtaacaacaataataattgaaaagtaAATGTTATTCAGTGGTAATTAACATATTAGGTTAAAATACTTCAAGAGCGACCATAAAATATTGTCACAAATAATCATTCACTGGATGAATCTAGTTTTAAACGGAAAAAGTAAATGGATTTCAGAAAAATCTGAAATGTAatgttatttttgaatttataacaACACATAGTTTTTTCTTAAAAGAGATAAGGAGCAGTCtgatatacatatttacaagGAAAAGCTATTATTTGAATAACAAAATGTTTCAGTTGTTGCTGACACTCTGGAGATGTATTTAATGCTGAATTCGTTGTTTCAATTGCAAGAGTAtctttttttgtatcttttagTGGTTCTCTGTATAAACTCTAAACTACAGTGGGCGTACAATAAGGCAAATCGATAAAGatgttttaaatacattttaaaacatCAACAAAGTAATTTCTATAATTATATAGAGACAGTTCAACATTAAAGAAGCTTCTCTACTTAGAAATTTAGCTTTATTCCTACGATTTATTATATCATTAAATTTCAACACAGAGAACTGACAACTGTTCAAATACCTTGGCTTTCTAGCTATAAATTTAGGTCGACTTGTAGTGAATCGAACCTCATGGGAGTACTTGTggagaattttaatttattagccttgtgGGATTTCTATGCAAGTTGTCAAGTTGTAATCATTCTCAGGGGGACCTGTTTTTATAACTACTTGGCGCTGAAAGGTATACTTTGTATACAGGTTAGATTAGTTAGTTACTGGCACATGCACTTGCTCTGTTTGACCTGACAGCCACATGCTAATTGCTAATTACTGACTCCggacagccagccagccaggcagTTGGATGACGGATGAGTCATGTGCCTGTAGACCGGCTTGGAGTGCCGTGCCGGGTGACAACGTGCGTGCTCGGGTGCTGGTGAAGGTTGCTATGTAGTTGGCTAGTGGACTGGATCCCGAACCTTTTACCGGACACCGTAGTTGGCCTTGTTGGCGGGATTTAAACTGCTGGCGTAGAAGCTCATTCCGTGTTTAGTTGACTACTAACTTGTTCTCCACGAGGACTTTGATGGCTGCTTGGAGTAAATGTAACGAGACCCGGCGCCCTTACTCATATTTACACATGTGTTTAATAAGGATTTAACAATATATCTATGGCAGTAACAGGAGCCAATACGCGAGCGTGTTGCGATCGCGCGGAAGTATAAAAGCCAACAGCGCCAAATCGACGACGCGctcttttcacattttttcgtcGGTTTGGTTTGGCTGCCAGCCTTCCTGCCTGCCGCACAACTAACGCTAGAATCAAGTTCGAAGCGGTTTCAACCGCCGGCGAGCTGCACTAAGCGCTTCCATTCGGGCCAAACAGCCACAGCCGCCACATACAACAGTACCAACAAAAGCATTAAAGCAACAACTGTGTACGGTGGAGTCGCTGCGATAACGAGTGAGCCAGAGCCAGCGCTAGCACCAGCTGAACGGAGGCCACCAGTCCAGTCAGCACAGCGAAGCTGGACGCAGCATAGGCTCCAATAAACGGCTGGCAGAAACGCAAACGTGTCAAAACACATGAATGGGGGGAGCattggttgtgtgtgtgtgaggcaAATGGCCAAATAAACGTTGGCACAAAGCGTAGAGGCAGTAAAATGGCAACGCAAACAGCTGCTCGTCAACGTCGCCGGGAGAATAGCAAATGAATGGGGGGGGGAAACATTAGAAATGCGCAATTTGCAAGATATCCTGTGATCGTGAAGTCATGATGATAATGACTTAAAAACGCTTTTTTAAGCTCGGTTcagaatacaaaaattaaaggaaaatataggAAGTGAAGATCTAAACAGttccttataaaaaaataaacaaagaagatcttgggttaattaaaaaatatttaaagttcaTAATTATTACGGCTTTTGTACGACTGTTCctccaaaatatttaaaaagactAGCCAAATTAAGTTTTTTGGAAATTCTGCATTATTAATcttgaaatttaaatggaaTTCCCTAtcagttatttttaaaagtagccaaaaaatctttaaaataacaaGTAACTATTTTAGGAAAATGAATCTAAGCCCCACTTAAATTACAAAGCTTTTGTtgaaaatttacttaaaatgaTACAATGCAGATAAACATAAGATTTTGATTCATTTTAAACAGTGACTTAAAAACCGTGACTGTGTAGCGCACCGTTTCTAAGCAGATCATTGCGCATCGCTGCGATGAGACACCGCGTTTGGCGACACGACGACATGAAAAGCAACTAAAGAAAGGCCCTGACCAGTGATTGTTTTTGCGCTGGTAAAAGCGATTAGCCGCTTTGCCCTAACTGCAGAATAATATGCACACGAACGCGAGAATGGGGCGAGCAACACATGCTACGCCGACTGCTACGTCGACGCAGATTGAGGTTATGTGCTGCCGATAATAACCTAAGCACAGCAAATGCAACCTTTCTTTCGCCTGCGTCTCAATGCTTTGTTCCTTCTCCCCCATTTACCCATCCTCTGGGCCGCTGACCTCTCACCTCCCTGCTGTCGCTCGCTGCGTGCCAGCAGGTAGCAACAATAACACGCTGCTTTGTTGACGTCACAGAGGAAGAGTTCAATGGACGTGGGGCGTAGGGATTGGGAGGGGGTTGTGTCGGGTTGGTTGGTACATTTGGGGCTGGCTGCTATTTACCATTGTTTGCGTTGAGGTTCTCCACGG
It contains:
- the eRF3 gene encoding eukaryotic peptide chain release factor GTP-binding subunit ERF3A isoform X1; this encodes MAAQENTEISTKFSTLNVNAVEFVPSFSYSVAAAAATVAEADAPPPPPPVATDPASGSGSATPATTPDSTGSGGSTNALPAAAAAAAPPPAPAAAAAAVTSSNSASPAPGSPAATAAATPVENLNANNETDPADSWDVEEDAVITPEDEEADDAEFAEGEATPKVSKKKVVKVEENRSKREHVNVVFIGHVDAGKSTIGGQIMSLTGMVDKRTLEKYEREAREKSRESWYLSWALDTNQEERDKGKTVEVGRAFFETDRKHFTILDAPGHKSFVPNMIGGAAQADLAVLVISARKGEFETGFDRGGQTREHAMLAKTAGVKHLVVLVNKMDDPTVSWDQTRYNECKDKILPYLKKLGFNPAKDLTFMPCSGLSGYGLKDQIPETLCPWYRGPAFIPFIDELPSLNRKSDGPFIMPIVDKYKDMGTVVMGKVESGMARKGQNLLVMPNRTQVAVDQLFSDDFEVTSVGPGENVKIKLKGIEEEDVSPGFVLCDATNPIKTGKIFDAQVVILEHKSIICAGYSAVMHIHCAAEEVTVKALICLVDKKTGEKSKTRPRFVKQDQVAIMRIECSGMICLEQFKLFPQMGRFTLRDENKTIAIGKVLKVVE
- the eRF3 gene encoding eukaryotic peptide chain release factor GTP-binding subunit ERF3A isoform X2 — protein: MSKGAGSRYIYSKQPSKSSWRTKTDPADSWDVEEDAVITPEDEEADDAEFAEGEATPKVSKKKVVKVEENRSKREHVNVVFIGHVDAGKSTIGGQIMSLTGMVDKRTLEKYEREAREKSRESWYLSWALDTNQEERDKGKTVEVGRAFFETDRKHFTILDAPGHKSFVPNMIGGAAQADLAVLVISARKGEFETGFDRGGQTREHAMLAKTAGVKHLVVLVNKMDDPTVSWDQTRYNECKDKILPYLKKLGFNPAKDLTFMPCSGLSGYGLKDQIPETLCPWYRGPAFIPFIDELPSLNRKSDGPFIMPIVDKYKDMGTVVMGKVESGMARKGQNLLVMPNRTQVAVDQLFSDDFEVTSVGPGENVKIKLKGIEEEDVSPGFVLCDATNPIKTGKIFDAQVVILEHKSIICAGYSAVMHIHCAAEEVTVKALICLVDKKTGEKSKTRPRFVKQDQVAIMRIECSGMICLEQFKLFPQMGRFTLRDENKTIAIGKVLKVVE